The following are encoded in a window of Sminthopsis crassicaudata isolate SCR6 chromosome 3, ASM4859323v1, whole genome shotgun sequence genomic DNA:
- the FXYD3 gene encoding FXYD domain-containing ion transport regulator 3, giving the protein MQGVTAGILLLMAALPVLEANDIEDKDSPFYYDWHSLRVGGLVCAGILCAVGIIVLLSGKCKCKFGQKHKPGQ; this is encoded by the exons ATGCAAGGGGTAACAGCGGGCATTCTACTCCTGATGGCGG CTCTGCCTGTCCTGGAAGCTAATGACATAGAAG ataaGGACAGCCCTTTCTATTATG ACTGGCACAGCCTACGTGTGGGGGGCTTGGTTTGCGCTGGCATCCTGTGTGCTGTCGGTATCATCGTTCTTTTGA GTGGCAAATGCAAATGCAAATTCGGCCAGAAACACAA GCCCGGCCAGTAA